A region of Micropterus dolomieu isolate WLL.071019.BEF.003 ecotype Adirondacks linkage group LG01, ASM2129224v1, whole genome shotgun sequence DNA encodes the following proteins:
- the LOC123976356 gene encoding dnaJ homolog subfamily C member 13 isoform X5: MNVLKDNKDLACFYTTKHSWRGKYKRVFSVGTHGITTYNPTTLEVTNQWPYGDICGIGPVGKGQGTEFNLTFRKGSGKKSETLKFSTEHRTELLTEALRFRTEFSEGKITGRRYNCYKHHWSDTRKPVSLEVTPGGIDQIDPHTNRVVCSYDYRNVEGFVEVSDYQGGFCILYGGFSRLHLFASEHRDDIIRCAIEHAGNFIGIMLRLRKDALTFEDFVTDRLGKYSSDESITSLAEFVVQKVTSRHSEPVKRILALTETCLVERDPASYNIVTLKPFGEVFALICDVDNPQVFTVEFIRGQIRKYSSTERDSLLASLLDGVRASGNRDVCVKMAPTRRGQRWGLLSMPVDEEVESLHLKFLAAPPNGNFADAVFRFNANISYSGVLHAVTQDGLFSENKEKLINNAILALLSQEVELPALNAELESHFQAIRRLVASKAGFQAFTQLPKFREKLGVKTVKALKRNNNGVTHAAVDMLCALMCPMHDDYDLRQEQLNKASLLSSKKFLENLLEKFITNVDHGTGALVISSLLDFLTFALCAPYSETTEGQQFDMLLEMVASNGRTLFKLFQHPSMAIVKGAGLVMKAIIEEGDKEIATKMQELALSEGALPRHLHTSLFTISADQRMLTNRQLSRHLVGLWTAENPIAMNLLKRILPTGLLAYLDSPDPVPEKDVDRMHIRDNLKIATDQLNRNKVPEWQRMAGKAAKEVEKFAKEKADLVLMHWRDKMGIAQKEDRNNLNPNQKPVILRKRRQRIKIEVNWELFYYRFQLDHAQSNLIWNLKTREELRDALEGEMRAFSVDRELGSATVISWNHQEFEVKYECLSDEIKIGDYYLRLLLEEDENEESSAIKRSYEFFNELYHRFLLTPKVIMKCLCLQALAIVYGKCYEEIGPFTDTKYIVGMLDRCTDKLERDRLILFLNKLILNRKNVKEVMDSNGVRILVDLLTLAHLHTNRATVPLQSNVLEASPDMKRESEKEWYFGNADKERRGPFSFEEMQEFWSTGVLTAKTRCWAQGMDGWRPLQAIPQLKWCLLATGQAVMNESDLATLILNMLITMCSYYPSRDQDNAIIRPLPKIKRMISDNACLPHIVQLLLTFDPILVEKVANVLYLVMQDNPNLQRLYLTGVFFFIMMYTGSNVLPVARFLKYTHLKQAFKSEESKGQDIVQRSVLGPVLPEAMVCYLENYEAERISEIFLGEFDTPEAIWSSEMRRMMIEKIAAHVADFSPRLQSNTRALYQYCPIPVISFPQLDNELFCNIYYLRHLCDTIRFPNWPIRDAVKLLKDTLEAWKREVEKKPPSMSVDDAYEVLNLPKGQGQHEESKIRKAYFRLAQKYHPDKNPEGRDMFEKVNKAYEFLCTKSARILDGPDPENIILILKTQSILFNRHKQELEPYKYAGYPMLIKTITMETEDDQLFSKTSPLLPAAVELAFHTVNCSALNAEELRRDNGIEVLLEALSRCVAVLTASSKPDDMAVQVCGHICKCYSVAAQFEECREKIIELPNIIRDLCHILFYGKGLPKTATLAVQCVSSFAVDFFLQTHLYHAGVLWHLLVHLFNYDYTLEESGVQASQDTNQQEVANSLAKLSLVALSRLGGYTQNPHAPDGSNPVSETNGLESIPPENPTIRKSLAAMLTPYISRKLGTGTPAEVLKLLNSNSENPYLIWNNGTRAELLEFLERQQEGNIKRGENDKSFGAEFVFNDHSKELIVGEIFVRVYNEQPTFPLEYPKAFAASLLDYVGSQAQYLHTLLAMSQSNKVESQQHAERLRFAEMALEALRNVIKNNPGSESECIGHFKLLFSLLRVHGAGRVQQLVLEVVNTVTSNQECVSNIAESLVLSNLLLLLHSLPSSRQIVLETLYALTSNTKIVKEAMAKGALIYLLDLFCNCTHPQVRTQTAELFSKMTSDKLVGPKVRLMLMRFLPGVFMDAMRDNAEAAVHIFEGTHENPELIWNDSSREKVSTTVREMMLEHFKQQKDNPDVNWRLPEDFTVAYGAGQSELEVGGVFLRIFIAQPGWVLRKPREFLVSLLETLTELLEKNNPNGEALETVTTAAVCLFSTQSQLADQVPPLGHLPRVLAALNHKNNAVPKSAIRLIHVLSDNELCVRSMASLETIGPLMTGMKCRADMAGLACEALNRMFQKEQTELVAQALRVELVPYLLKLLEGIGLETLENPSATKAQIVKALKSMTRSLQYGEQVNEILARSSVWSAFKDQKHDLFISESQTAGYLTGPGVAGYLTAGTGTTVMPSVPPPVDNDIGDQG; encoded by the exons ATGAATGTCCTCAAAGACAACAAAGACCTGGCCTGTTTCTACACCACCAAACACTCCTGGAGGGGAAA GTACAAGCGAGTCTTCTCAGTGGGGACGCATGGCATTACCACGTACAATCCTACCACGCTAGAAGTAACAAATCAg TGGCCTTATGGAGACATCTGTGGCATCGGTCCAGTAGGAAAAGGTCAAGGAACAGAGTTCAACCTCACATTCCGCAAAGGGAGCGGCAAGAAGTCTGAAACGCTCAAGTTCTCAACAGAGCACCGGACGGAACTGCTCACAGAAGCTCTG AGATTCAGAACAGAGTTTTCAGAAGGAAAAATAACTGGCAGG CGTTACAACTGCTACAAGCACCACTGGAGCGACACACGCAAGCCTGTGAGTTTAGAAGTGACACCAGGCGGCATCGACCAGATCGACCCGCACACCAACCGGGTGGTGTGCTCCTACGACTACCGTAATGTCGAGGGCTTCGTCGAAGTCTCTGATTACCAGGGAGGATTCTGCATCCTTTATGGGGGCTTCAGCAGGCTG CATCTGTTTGCCTCAGAGCACCGGGATGACATCATCCGCTGCGCCATAGAGCATGCTGGGAACTTCATCGGTATCATGCTACGGCTGAGGAAGGATGCCCTGACTTTCGAGGATTTCGTGACGGACAGGTTGGGGAAGTACAGCTCGGACGAGAGCATCACTTCACTGGCCGAGTTTGTGGTGCAGAAGGTCACCTCTCGACACTCG GAGCCTGTCAAGCGTATACTGGCCCTGACAGAGACCTGTCTTGTGGAGAGAGACCCAGCTTCATACAACATAGTCACCCTCAAACCCTTCGGAGAG GTATTTGCACTCATCTGTGATGTAGACAACCCTCAGGTGTTTACAGTTGAATTCATCAGAGGTCAGATCAGGAAGTATTCCTCCACAGAAAG GGACTCCCTCTTAGCCAGCCTACTTGATGGAGTCCGTGCATCAGGCAACCGGGACGTGTGTGTCAAGATGGCCCCGACGCGGCGAGGGCAAAGATGGGGCCTACTGAGCATGCCCGTggatgaggaggtggagagTTTGCATCTCAAATTCCTGGCTGCACCTCCAA ATGGAAACTTTGCAGATGCAGTGTTCAGATTCAACGCCAACATATCCTACAGTGGAGTGCTGCATGCAGTAACACAAGAT ggTCTTTTCTCTGAGAACAAAGAGAAACTCATCAACAATGCCATCCTGGCTCTTTTATCCCAGGAGGTTGAGCTGCCGGCTCTCAATGCTGAGCTAGAGAGCCATTTTCAGGCCATTCGACGCTTGGTGGCCTCAAAGGCTGGCTTCCAGGCTTTCACACAGCTGCCTAA GTTCAGGGAAAAGTTGGGAGTAAAGACGGTAAAAGCTTTAAAACGGAACAACAATGGCGTGACACATGCTGCTGTAGACATGCTCTGTGCCCTTATGTGT CCGATGCACGATGACTATGATCTGAGGCAGGAGCAGCTGAACAAAGCCTCTCTACTGTCCTCCAAGAAGTTCCTGGAAAACCTCCTTGAAAAATTCATCACAAATGTg GACCATGGAACAGGAGCTTTGGTCATCAGCTCCTTGCTGGACTTCTTAACGTTTGCCCTCTGCGCCCCCTATAGTGAAACCACAGAGGGGCAGCAGTTTGACATGCTGCTTGAGATGGTTGCCTCTAATGGACGCACTTTGTTCAAACTCTTCCAG CATCCCTCTATGGCGATAGTAAAGGGAGCGGGCCTGGTGATGAAGGCCATTATCGAG GAGGGAGACAAGGAAATAGCCACTAAGATGCAGGAGCTGGCTCTGAGTGAAGGGGCTCTTCCAAGGCATCTGCACACTTCTTTGTTCACCATCAGCGCTGACCAGCGGATGCTTACCAACAG GCAGCTGAGTCGTCACCTTGTGGGCCTGTGGACGGCAGAGAACCCTATTGCGATGAACCTCCTGAAGAGGATACTG CCAACAGGCCTCCTCGCTTACCTGGACAGTCCTGACCCAGTCCCGGAGAAAGATGTGGACAGAATGCACATCCGTGACAATTTGAAAATCGCCACG GACCAGCTTAATCGAAACAAGGTGCCTGAGTGGCAGCGGATGGCGGGCAAAGCAGCCAAAGAGGTGGAGAAGTTTGCCAAGGAGAAGGCGGATCTAGTGTTGATGCACTGGAGAGATAAAATGGGCATAGCCCAGAAGGAG GACAGAAATAACCTG aacCCAAACCAAAAGCCTGTCATCCTGAGGAAGAGACGGCAGAGAATAAAGATTGAAGTCAACTGGGAGCTTTTCTACTACAG ATTCCAGCTCGACCATGCACAGTCCAACCTCATCTGGAACCTGAAGACAAGGGAGGAGCTGCGAGACGCTCTGGAGGGCGAGATGCGCGCCTTCAGCGTGGACCGCGAGCTGGGCAGTGCTACCGTCATCTCCTGGAACCACCAGGAGTTTGAG GTGAAATACGAGTGCCTGTCAGATGAGATAAAGATCGGGGATTATTACCTGCGTCTGCTGCTTGAGGAGGATGAAAATGAAGAATCGAGTGCCATCAAGAGATC ATATGAGTTCTTCAATGAACTCTACCATCGCTTTCTGCTTACACCCAAAGTTATAATgaagtgcctgtgcctgcagGCGCTCGCTATAGTCTATGGGAAGTGCTACGAGGAGATTGGCCCtttcacagacacaaaatacATTGTGGGCATGCTTGACAGA TGTACAGACAAACTGGAAAGAGACAGActcatcctcttcctcaacAAACTCATTCTCAACAGG aAAAATGTGAAGGAGGTGATGGACTCAAATGGAGTGCGTATATTGGTGGATCTTCTCACTTTGGCTCATCTGCATACCAACAGAGCTACTGTGCCCCTACag AGCAACGTGCTGGAGGCATCCCCAGACATGAAGCGGGAGAGTGAGAAAGAGTGGTACTTCGGTAATGCAGACAAGGAAAGAAGAGGACCTTTCAGTTTTGAGGAG ATGCAGGAGTTTTGGAGCACAGGTGTCCTGACCGCAAAGACACGCTGCTGGGCTCAGGGGATGGATGGTTGGCGTCCCCTGCAGGCCATCCCACAGCTAAAATGGTGCCTCCTGGCCACTGGACAGGCCGTGATGAACGAGTCTGACCTGGCAACTCTAATCCTTAACATGCTCATCACCATGTGCTCCTACTACCCCAGCAG GGACCAAGATAATGCCATTATCCGTCCGTTACCTAAGATCAAGAGGATGATCAGTGACAATGCTTGCCTCCCTCACATTGTCCAG CTGctgttgacctttgaccccatCCTGGTGGAAAAGGTGGCCAACGTGCTGTACCTGGTGATGCAGGACAACCCTAATCTGCAGCGCCTCTATTTAACTGGggtcttcttcttcatcatgaTGTACACAGGCTCCAACGTGCTTCCTGTTGCAAG GTTCCTCAAGTACACACATTTGAAACAAGCCTTCAAATCAGAGGAG TCCAAGGGTCAGGACATAGTTCAGCGGAGTGTTCTGGGTCCGGTGCTGCCTGAGGCCATGGTCTGTTACCTGGAGAACTACGAGGCTGAGCGCATCTCGGAGATATTCCTTGGAGAATTTGACACACCTGAGGCCATTTGGAGCAGCGAGATGAG GCGGATGATGATCGAGAAAATAGCTGCCCACGTAGCTGACTTCAGCCCCAGGCTGCAGAGCAACACGCGGGCCCTCTACCAGTACTGCCCCATCCCCGTGATCAGCTTCCCTCAGCTGGACAACGAGCTCTTCTGCAACATCTACTACCTCAGACATCTATGTGACACCATTCGCTTCCCTAATTGGCCCATTCGAGATGCC GTGAAGCTGCTAAAAGACACTCTTGAAGCCTGGAAGAGGGAGGTGGAGAAAAAGCCCCCATCTATGTCTGTAGATGACGCCTATGAAGTTCTGAACCTCCCCAAAGGACAGGGGCA GCACGAGGAGAGTAAAATCAGGAAAGCTTACTTCAGACTTGCACAGAAGTACCATCCTGACAAGAACCCAGAGGGCAGG GACATGTTTGAGAAAGTCAACAAAGCCTACGAGTTCCTTTGTACAAAGTCTGCACGAATCCTGGACGGCCCCGACCCAGAAAacatcatcctcatcctcaaaactcaaagcatccTGTTCAACCGACACAAACAAG AACTGGAACCTTACAAATACGCTGGTTATCCCATGCTCATCAAAACAATCACAATGGAAACAGAGGATGACCAGCTCTTCTCCAAgacctcccctctcctcccggCTGCTGTTGAACTGGCCTTCCACACCGTGAACTGCTCGGCCCTTAATGCAGAGGAGCTGCGCCGCGACAATGGCATTGAG GTGTTGTTGGAGGCTCTTTCTCGGTGTGTTGCTGTATTAACTGCATCAAGCAAGCCTGATGACATGGCTGTACAG GTGTGCGGGCACATCTGTAAGTGCTACAGTGTAGCAGCCCAGTTTGAGGAATGCAGGGAAAAGATAATTGAACTGCCAAATATCATCAGGGACCTTTGTCACATCTTGTTCTATGGAAAG GGTCTCCCAAAAACTGCCACCTTAGCTGTACAGTGCGTGAGCTCCTTTGCAGTGGATTTCTTCCTACAAACCCATCTGTATCATGCTGGTGTGCTCTGGCACCTGCTGGTCCACCTCTTCAACTACGACTACACTCTGGAGGAGAGCGGCGTTCAGGCTAGCCAGGACACAAACCAGCAGGAGGTCGCAAACAGCCTAGCCAAGCTCAGCCTGGTAGCTCTCAGCCGTCTGGGAGGCTACACCCAGAACCCACACGCCCCAGATGGGAGCAATCCTGTTTCAGAGACCAACGGCCTAGAGAGCATACCTCCGGAGAACCCCACCATACGCAAGAGCTTAGCAGCCATGCTGACACCATACATCTCAAGGAAGCTGGGAACAGGAACTCCTGCTGAG GTCTTGAAGCTGCTGAATAGTAACTCGGAGAACCCGTACTTGATCTGGAACAATGGAACACGAGCCGAGCTGCTGGAGTTCCTGGAGCGTCAGCAGGAGGGAAACATCAAGAGG GGAGAAAATGATAAAAGCTTCGGTGCAGAGTTTGTGTTCAACGATCACAGCAAAGAGCTGATAGTTGGGGAGATCTTTGTCCGGGTCTACAATGAGCAACCAACTTTTCCCCTTGAG TACCCCAAAGCATTTGCAGCCAGTCTTCTGGACTATGTAGGCTCTCAGGCCCAGTACCTACATACTCTGCTGGCTATGAGTCAGAGCAACAAAGTGGAGTCCCAGCAGCATGCTGAGAGGCTTCGCTTCGCGGAGATGGCTTTAGAGGCTCTCCGCAATGTCATCAAGAACAACCCTG GTTCAGAGTCTGAGTGCATCGGCCATTTCAAACTGCTCTTCTCTTTGTTGCGGGTTCATGGAGCTGGCAGAGTACAGCAGCTGGTTTTGGAG GTTGTGAATACAGTGACATCAAACCAAGAATGTGTTAGCAACATTGCTGAGTCGCTGGTGTTGTCCAACcttctgttgctgctgcatTCACTCCCCTCCA GCAGGCAGATAGTGCTGGAAACCTTGTATGCGCTGACTTCAAACACAAAGATAGTCAAAGAGGCAATGGCCAAAG GTGCTCTCATCTACTTGCTAGACCTCTTCTGTAACTGCACACATCCCCAAGTTCGCACACAGACTGCAGAGCTCTTCTCCAAGATGACCTCTGACAAGCTGGTCGGGCCAAAG GTGCGCCTAATGCTGATGCGTTTCCTTCCTGGTGTGTTCATGGACGCCATGCGAGACAACGCCGAGGCAGCAGTGCACATATTTGAGGGAACACACGAGAACCCTGAACTCATCTGGAATGACAGCTCAAGGGAGAAAGTGTCAACCACTGTCCGGGAGATGATGCTTGA GCACTTTAAACAGCAGAAGGATAATCCTGATGTGAACTGGAGA CTGCCAGAGGACTTCACAGTGGCTTATGGAGCAGGACAGAGCGAGTTAGAAGTTGGTGGAGTCTTCTTGCGTATCTTTATTGCTCAGCCAGGCTGGGTGCTACGTAAGCCTCGAGAGTTCCTGGTGTCCCTCCTGGAGACCCTGACTGAGCTGCTagagaaaaacaaccccaaC GGTGAGGCCCTGGAGACAGTTACGACGGCAGCAGTATGTCTGTTCAGCACACAGAGCCAGCTGGCCGACCAGGTACCTCCTCTGGGTCACCTGCCTCGCGTCCTGGCGGCGCTGAACCACAAGAACAACGCTGTGCCCAAGAGCGCCATCCGCCTCATCCACGTGCTATCAGACAATGAG CTGTGTGTGCGCTCCATGGCTTCGTTAGAGACCATCGGCCCCCTCATGACTGGGATGAAATGTCGGGCAGACATGGCTGGATTGGCTTGTGAAGCTCTCAACCGCATGTTCCAGAAGGAGCAGACTGAACTAGTGGCCCAG GCTCTAAGAGTGGAGCTGGTTCCATACCTCCTGAAGCTACTAGAAGGAATCGGACTGGAGACTTTAGAAAACCCTTCAGCTACCAAGGCCCAGATAGTAAAGGCTCTCAAGTCCATGACTCGCAGTCTGCAGTATGGAGAGCAG GTGAATGAGATTTTAGCGAGATCTTCAGTGTGGAGTGCCTTCAAAGACCAGAAACATGATCTTTTCATCTCAGAGTCTCAGACCGCAGGCTACCTAACAG GTCCAGGAGTGGCAGGTTACCTTACAGCAGGAACTGGCACCACGGTAATGCCCAGCGTCCCACCCCCCGTGGACAACGATATTGGAGACCAAGGctga